GAGTGGTCACCTAGCCTATTTAGTATTTTCAAGTTCTACAGAGTACAGACTGTTTGATTGGTTTACACGGAATCTGATCTGCAAGGAAAGGATAAGGTTAAGCAATTACGACGTAATAAAcaaacaaatattattttaaaaaaattgatgtgTATATTCACTTTAATACGAACCATTTAAGTTGATCCAAGTTTGACCTCAACAGAGAAGGTAACAATTTTGCAAATTTAAGATCCAAGTCTAACAACTCTTTATTTCCATGTGTTTATCATTTAACTACAAAAATATAAACGACAAAGAAAAACTAAtcacatatataatacaaatTAGTAGTGAAATTACGagaaagatatttttaataaaatctgTGATGAACGAATTTacttaataatcaaatatgcttactttttcaaaattgatgataaattaaacaatatatattcctatataaatatatagttgTTAAGTAGTTACATAGTATGTactctttatatatttttattataaaatattatgtactctttatatatttttattataaaattaattataaatgaacctatattatttctaataaaaaatgATCTAGACGTAACAATAGTTATTGATTTGTTTGTATGCACTTAACTTAGTTTTATGCGTGTATATATATACCAAGTTATTAGCCATATTAGTACAACGGCTTTATAGGAAACATGGGGTTCTGTGGCAACCAACCAAATCACACAACTAACGTAAACAAACAAAGCCATGCTGGAACGAACAAAAATTAAAAGTCCAGAACAGAAAAACCGAGAAGGAAAAAGTATATTGTCGCTAAGTTGTGATTGCTTGAATTTCTGCAAAGATGGAATTGGAAGGCTTGCAGGAAGGTGTACCTACACCCCAGCGCTGGTTGAGTTTGGTAGGAAGTAGCTGTTCTTATTGTTGGGATTCTTGTGCTGTAAGGTAATGCATATATGGTTGAGTCTTCATCACTCGCTTGGATTTCACTCTTTCTACTTTTTTCTTACTTAACTATATATATCTACATCACCTACTTCTTCGCTTCACTTTGAATTCATACAAGGAAGAACTAACCTTTATTCGTTACTTTTCTATTGGATTATTCATAGTTTGGTTTTAGAATCTATAAGAATAACAAACCCCAGAAACAAACttttagttgcatgcatgttttATTAGAGTTCACTTGCTAATATCAATGTCTTAGCTATTTTGAGCTTAATTATTTGAGGGTGCTAGTTTTATAATCTCAGGAGGAATGAAAGATCACAAGATAACAAGCAGTTGTGATATTCTTCCTTCATGGAAGAAAGTGAAAAAAACTTTGTTGCTTCATCATTATGGGCTGAGAAGTGATTCTTCAAAGTATAATTATTATTCTTGTAGGGGAATCTATGTTGGGAAAAAGCACTTGTGGCTACAAAAGCACATCAAgaccattgttgttgttcttggATTGTTGGGTTGCCTCTTCCTCATTGATTCCTTTTTCATCTCTTTCTCTGAGTTTGAAAATCCTCAACCCACTACATCATCAAATAATTCAAGTGCATTTCTTCAGGTATAAGCAAATCATCCATGCATGCTTCTCAATACCCTCCTTGAATTTTCAGATAGAGCAGAGTAATTTAAGGTTAACTAGTgcaactaaaataaataatgtgATATTTTGCATTGATACTTGTTTGTAATTGCTACACATTTAATTTGATGGAATAAGGTTAAAGATTCCAACATCGACATGAAGCAATCGCCAATTCAAATGTATGATCGGCTTCTAAACATGGCTGGCAGTGCTCTTGCTGAGGTTTGTATAAAACTTTCTTATTGGTATTTCTTGTTAGATAATTTGTCAAAATCAATAATTCATTAGTGTATCATGATACTGACTTTAATTTACTAATAGAAAGAGTTAAAGCAAGAGCCATCCAATTTATGGGCTGAACCATATCAGCAAGCATCTTTATGGAAACCATGTGCAGATAAAAATGTTAAACATAATCCAGGTAATTAGGATGAATATTTAATATAGTTTAATCTCTTAACATCACATAAGACTTAACATAGTTTACAATATGTGGCAGGGAACATTGTGAAAAGTAATGGCTACATATCAGTAAGTGCAAATGGTGGCCTTAATCAACAACGAGTTGCTGTAAGTATTGGCACCTAGATAATGTTGTGTCATTttagataataataaaatcaagcCTATGGTTAAAATGTTATAACAAGGATGTAAGTAACGAGACTGCTATAGTGATTACAGATTTGCAATGCTGTTGCTGTGGCATCACTCCTTAATGCGACTCTAGTTATGCCAAAGTTTCTCTATAGTAATGTATGGAAGGATCCAAGGTAAAATTTGTTTACCAGAATAATAGCTGAAAagtttgttttatatatattttcatcAAACCAAATTTGTTTAATTGAAAAAATGGGGGTAAATAAATGCAGCCAATTTGGTGACATATACCAGGAGGACTATTTTACGAATATTCTGAAGGATGATATCAGAATAGTGAAGGAACTTCCACCTCATATGAAGTCACAAGATTTAAATGCTGTTGGTAGCCAGGTCTATTATCTTAGCTAATAATCTCATTGCACTTAGAGAAGACTAATTGCAACTTTTATGATTCTAAATATTTTGCATTTCAGATTACAGATGCAGATCTTCCAAAAGAGGCTACTTCTGCTGACTATATTAAAATTGTCCTTCCTATTCTGTTGAAAAATGGATTTGTTCACTTCCTCGGATATGGAAACAGACTTGGTTTTGATCCACTGCCTTTTGATATTCAGGTCATAAAGCAACCTTATTTATCGTTCAAAtgctaaaaattattataaatttataacttTATATATGTTTGAAACAACTGCAGAGGTTAAGATGCAAATGCAATTTCCATGCTTTGAAATTTGCACAAAAAATTCAGCAAGCTGGGTCACTGTTAATCAAAAGGATCAGAAAATATAGTACTCCACCAAGTATGCTAGACACTCAGTTGCTGGGGAAGTTCATTGAGAAGAAGGAGAGCCAAGAATATGCTA
This sequence is a window from Arachis stenosperma cultivar V10309 chromosome 10, arast.V10309.gnm1.PFL2, whole genome shotgun sequence. Protein-coding genes within it:
- the LOC130955136 gene encoding O-fucosyltransferase 8 isoform X2, translated to MELEGLQEGVPTPQRWLSLVGSSCSYCWDSCAVRGIYVGKKHLWLQKHIKTIVVVLGLLGCLFLIDSFFISFSEFENPQPTTSSNNSSAFLQVKDSNIDMKQSPIQMYDRLLNMAGSALAEKELKQEPSNLWAEPYQQASLWKPCADKNVKHNPGNIVKSNGYISVSANGGLNQQRVAICNAVAVASLLNATLVMPKFLYSNVWKDPSQFGDIYQEDYFTNILKDDIRIVKELPPHMKSQDLNAVGSQITDADLPKEATSADYIKIVLPILLKNGFVHFLGYGNRLGFDPLPFDIQRLRCKCNFHALKFAQKIQQAGSLLIKRIRKYSTPPSMLDTQLLGKFIEKKESQEYARGTTKYLALHLRFEIDMVAYSLCEFGGGENERKELQAYRESHFPLLLQRLKNSTFISAADLRKLGRCPLTPEEAGLVLAGLGFKRSTYIYLASSQIYGGTSRMDPFTRLYPNVITKENLLTPTELAPFRNFSSQLAALDFIVCASADVFAMTDSGSQLSSLVSGLRTYYGSGHAPTLRPNKKRLSSILSENGTIGWNNFKDRIKKMIQEAQKLGTKGYGKSIYRHPRCQECMCKLH
- the LOC130955136 gene encoding O-fucosyltransferase 8 isoform X1; this translates as MKDHKITSSCDILPSWKKVKKTLLLHHYGLRSDSSKYNYYSCRGIYVGKKHLWLQKHIKTIVVVLGLLGCLFLIDSFFISFSEFENPQPTTSSNNSSAFLQVKDSNIDMKQSPIQMYDRLLNMAGSALAEKELKQEPSNLWAEPYQQASLWKPCADKNVKHNPGNIVKSNGYISVSANGGLNQQRVAICNAVAVASLLNATLVMPKFLYSNVWKDPSQFGDIYQEDYFTNILKDDIRIVKELPPHMKSQDLNAVGSQITDADLPKEATSADYIKIVLPILLKNGFVHFLGYGNRLGFDPLPFDIQRLRCKCNFHALKFAQKIQQAGSLLIKRIRKYSTPPSMLDTQLLGKFIEKKESQEYARGTTKYLALHLRFEIDMVAYSLCEFGGGENERKELQAYRESHFPLLLQRLKNSTFISAADLRKLGRCPLTPEEAGLVLAGLGFKRSTYIYLASSQIYGGTSRMDPFTRLYPNVITKENLLTPTELAPFRNFSSQLAALDFIVCASADVFAMTDSGSQLSSLVSGLRTYYGSGHAPTLRPNKKRLSSILSENGTIGWNNFKDRIKKMIQEAQKLGTKGYGKSIYRHPRCQECMCKLH